Proteins from a single region of Apium graveolens cultivar Ventura chromosome 7, ASM990537v1, whole genome shotgun sequence:
- the LOC141673110 gene encoding uncharacterized protein LOC141673110, which yields MKNPVGELLDTGNLVPRDEDHDLSNIEDFRWQSLDHPENNLLPAGMKFGIETFINIDSNDEELEKKIELLTEKGIWFAQHGVYLNSLTASERQRIYDIWSGVKTWNADYDYDDNELDIGFVKQNFRFFIQEYGKHGLELDLNVQHYLELSLYLYNNNCDEIMHILKNLDLFSDKTGSNFALKLVDEGNDKAVDVANYVSTAGFERFWRSASQTCPVPSAVHVRCTKKVGHGDKKLCVVQEIKYTVPYSNLRGNGTENTYYTCFSEPEADHTNTNPDHNVMLLVNAEDRKILNRHTKELGGRAAQARESTSNGSFTISMENLLKFGTKNKRKNKNKA from the exons CGACTTAAGTAACATAGAAGATTTTAGATGGCAGAGCCTTGATCACCCAGAAAACAATTTGCTACCAGCTGGCATGAAGTTTGGAATAGAGACCTT CATTAATATCGACTCCAATGACGAAGAACTTGAAAAGAAAATCGAGTTGTTGACTGAAAAAGGAATCTGGTTTGCACAACACGGA GTATATCTCAACTCATTGACGGCTTCCGAACGACAAAGGATATATGATATATGGTCAGGAGTAAAAACATGGAATGCTGACTACGATTACGATGATAACGAATTAGACATTGGTTTTGTAAAACAAAATTTCCGGTTCTTTATACAAGAGTATGGTAAACATGGTTTGGAATTGGATCTCAATGTACAACATTACCTGGAGTTATCTCTATACTTGTACAACAACAATTGTGATGAAATTATGCATATATTAAAGAATTTGGACTTATTTAGCGACAAAACCGGGTCAAATTTTGCATTGAAGTTGGTGGATGAGGGGAACGATAAGGCGGTTGATGTAGCAAATTATGTCAGCACCGCAGGTTTTGAAAGATTTTGGCGCAGTGCGAGTCAAACTTGCCCAGTTCCATCTGCTGTTCATGTTAGATGCACGAAAAAGGTTGGACATGGTGATAAAAAATTGTGCGTGGTACAAGAAATAAAGTATACAGTTCCGTATTCGAATCTGAGAGGCAATGGTACTGAAAACACTTATTACACATGCTTCTCTGAACCTGAAGCCGATCATACAAACACAAATCCGGACCACAATGTAATGTTACTTGTAAATGCAGAAGACCGGAAGATTTTGAATAGACATACTAAAGAATTG GGTGGCAGGGCCGCACAGGCTAGAGAAAGCACAAGTAATGGAAGTTTCACAATAAGCATGGAGAATCTACTCAAATTTGGGACAAAGAACAAacgaaaaaataaaaataaggcATAA